From Microbacterium sp. 10M-3C3:
CAGGCGGTCGCGTGCCTGTCGGCGGGCGCGTCGCTCGAGGGCGCGGCCCTCGCGCTGTCGACGGCGAGCCACGCCGGCACCGATCGGCATGTCGCCGTGGTGCGCGAGATCCTCGCCGCCGCCGGCCTCGGCGAAGAGGATCTCGGGTGTCCGGCCGCGTGGCCCTCCGACACCGCGACGCGCGACGAGATGGTGCGCGACCGCGCCGAGCCCGCGCGCATCCGCATGAACTGCTCCGGCAAGCACGCCGCGATGCTCCTCGCGTGCGTGGCGAACGAGTGGCCGACCGCCGGCTACCTCGACCCGCAGCATCCGCTGCAGCAGCACGTCCGCGAGGTCGTCGAGCGCCTGGTCGGCGAGCGGCCGGCCGCGACCGCCGTCGACGGCTGCGGCGCCCCCGTCTACGCTACGACCCTGGCGGGACTCGCGCGGGCGATCCACCGCATCGGCACGGCGTCCGAGCGCTCGCCGTTCGCGCTGCACCGCGGCGCGGGCATGCTCGTGCGTGCGGTGCGCGAGCACCCGTGGGCCATCGACGGCCCCGGCCGTCCCGACACGATCGTGATCGAGCGCCTCGGCGTGTTCGCCAAGGGCGGCGCCGAGGGCGTCATGGTCATGGTCGCGCCCGACGGCACGACGGTCGCGCTGAAGATGTGGGACGGCAGCGGCCGCGCCGCAACCGCCGTCGCGCTGCGCCTCCTCGAGCAGGCCGGCGCCCTCCCCTCGTCCGACGTCGCCGAGGCGATGTCGGTGCTGCCGCTGTCGATCGCCGGCGGCGGCCGAGAAGTCGGGGCCATCCGCCCCGCAATGTAGAGCGCGGCTCACACGGACGCGCGGAAAGGTCGATGATGAGGATCTGCGTTCCCACCGAGATCAAGGACAACGAGTACCGGGTGGCGCTCACGCCCTCCGGCGTGCACGACCTCGTCGCCGCCGGGCACGAGGTGTTCGTCCAGCGCGGCGCCGGACTCGGCTCGTCGATGACGGATGCCGACTACGAGGCCGCCGGCGCGGTCCTGCTCGACGACGCCGCCGACGTGTGGGACCGCGCGGAGCTGCTGCTCAAGGTCAAGGAGCCGATCGCATCCGAGTACGACCACTTCCGCGACGACCTGGTCCTGTTCACCTACCTGCACCTCGCGGCCGACCGGCCGCTGACCGACCGGCTGCTCGTCGACGACGTGACGGCGATCGCGTACGAGACGGTGCAGCTGCCCGGCGGCGGACTGCCGCTCCTGGCACCCATGAGCGAGGTCGCGGGGCGCCTGGCCCCGACCGTCGGCGCGCACACGCTGCTGCGCTCGCAAGGCGGCCTCGGACTGCTCATGTCGGGCGTCCC
This genomic window contains:
- a CDS encoding asparaginase — protein: MPPLPADPVELAVVDRSGFVESRHFGVAVVLGPDGSVVRSLGDPGAVILPRSSMKPLQAVACLSAGASLEGAALALSTASHAGTDRHVAVVREILAAAGLGEEDLGCPAAWPSDTATRDEMVRDRAEPARIRMNCSGKHAAMLLACVANEWPTAGYLDPQHPLQQHVREVVERLVGERPAATAVDGCGAPVYATTLAGLARAIHRIGTASERSPFALHRGAGMLVRAVREHPWAIDGPGRPDTIVIERLGVFAKGGAEGVMVMVAPDGTTVALKMWDGSGRAATAVALRLLEQAGALPSSDVAEAMSVLPLSIAGGGREVGAIRPAM